A genomic segment from Garra rufa chromosome 5, GarRuf1.0, whole genome shotgun sequence encodes:
- the LOC141334488 gene encoding ADP/ATP translocase 3-like: MSETAISFAKDFLAGGIAAGISETAVAPIERVKLLLQVQHASKQITADKQYKGIVDCVVRIPKEQGFLSFWRGNLANVIRYFITQALNFAFKDKYQKVFLDGVDKHTQFWRYFAGNLASGGAAGATSLCFVYPLDFARTRLAADVGKAGAEREFSGLGNCLAKISKSDGIKGLYQGFNVSVQGIIIYRAAYFGIYDTAKGMLPDPKNTHIVVSWMIAQTVTVVASFISYPFDTVRRCMMMQSGCKGADVMYSGSIDCWRKIAREEGGKAFYKGAWSNVLRSMGGAFVLVLYDEFKNII, from the exons ATGAGTGAGACTGCTATTTCATTCGCCAAGGACTTTTTAGCCGGTGGAATCGCCGCTGGGATCTCAGAGACTGCTGTTGCACCCATCGAAAGAGTCAAGCTGCTCCTTCAG gTCCAGCATGCCAGCAAGCAAATCACAGCAGACAAACAATACAAAGGTATTGTAGACTGTGTAGTACGTATTCCCAAGGAGCAGGGCTTCTTGTCCTTCTGGAGAGGCAACTTGGCCAACGTTATCAGGTACTTCATAACACAAGCTCTCAACTTTGCCTTCAAGGATAAGTATCAGAAGGTTTTCCTGGATGGCGTCGACAAGCATACCCAGTTTTGGAGGTACTTCGCTGGTAACCTCGCCTCCGGTGGTGCCGCCGGAGCCACGTCTCTGTGTTTCGTTTACCCCCTTGACTTTGCCAGAACCCGTTTGGCTGCTGATGTGGGAAAGGCTGGTGCAGAGAGAGAATTCTCAGGCCTTGGAAACTGTTTGGCAAAGATCTCCAAGTCTGATGGTATAAAGGGCTTGTATCAGGGATTCAACGTGTCTGTGCAAGGCATCATCATCTACAGAGCGGCATACTTTGGCATCTATGACACTGCAAAAG GCATGCTACCCGACCCAAAGAACACTCATATTGTGGTCAGCTGGATGATTGCTCAGACAGTCACTGTCGTTGCTAGTTTCATATCATATCCCTTCGACACAGTACGCCGTTGTATGATGATGCAGTCTGGATGCAAAGGAG CTGACGTAATGTACAGCGGCAGCATTGACTGCTGGAGGAAGATTGCACGTGAAGAGGGTGGCAAGGCCTTCTACAAAGGTGCCTGGTCCAATGTGCTCAGAAGCATGGGCGGAGCCTTCGTCCTGGTTCTGTACGACGAGTTCAAGAATATCATTTGA
- the LOC141334487 gene encoding ADP/ATP translocase 3, whose protein sequence is MSETAISFAKDFLAGGIAAAISKTAVAPIERVKLLLQVQHASKQITVDKQYKGIVDCVVRIPKEQGFLSFWRGNLANVIRYFPTQALNFAFKDKYKKVFLDGVDKHTQFWRYFAGNLASGGAAGATSLCFVYPLDFARTRLAADVGKAGAEREFSGLGNCLAKISKSDGIKGLYQGFNVSVQGIIIYRAAYFGIYDTAKGMLPDPKNTHIVVSWMIAQSVTAVAGLASYPFDTVRRRMMMQSGRKGADIMYSGTIDCWRKIARDEGGKAFFKGAWSNVLRGMGGAFVLVLYDELKKVI, encoded by the exons ATGAGCGAAACCGCTATTTCATTCGCCAAGGACTTTTTGGCCGGAGGAATCGCCGCTGcgatctccaaaactgctgttgCGCCCATCGAGAGAGTCAAGCTGCTCCTTCAG GTCCAGCATGCCAGCAAGCAAATCACAGTAGACAAACAATACAAAGGTATTGTAGACTGTGTAGTACGTATTCCCAAGGAGCAGGGCTTCCTGTCCTTCTGGAGAGGCAACTTGGCCAACGTTATCAGGTACTTCCCAACACAGGCGCTCAACTTTGCCTTCAAGGATAAGTATAAGAAGGTTTTCCTGGATGGCGTCGACAAGCATACCCAGTTTTGGAGGTACTTCGCTGGTAACCTCGCCTCCGGTGGTGCTGCCGGAGCCACGTCTCTGTGCTTCGTTTACCCCCTTGACTTTGCCAGAACCCGTTTGGCTGCTGATGTGGGAAAGGCTGGTGCAGAGAGAGAATTCTCAGGCCTTGGAAACTGTTTGGCAAAGATCTCCAAGTCTGATGGTATAAAGGGCTTGTATCAGGGCTTCAACGTGTCTGTGCAAGGCATCATCATCTACAGAGCGGCATACTTTGGCATCTATGACACTGCAAAAG GCATGTTACCTGACCCAAAGAACACTCATATTGTGGTCAGCTGGATGATTGCTCAGTCAGTCACTGCCGTCGCTGGTCTTGCTTCATATCCCTTCGACACAGTACGCCGTCGTATGATGATGCAGTCTGGCCGTAAAGGAG CTGACATAATGTACAGCGGCACCATTGACTGCTGGAGGAAGATTGCACGTGATGAGGGTGGCAAGGCCTTCTTCAAGGGTGCCTGGTCCAATGTGCTCAGGGGCATGGGTGGAGCCTTCGTCCTGGTTCTGTACGACGAGCTCAAGAAGGTCATTTAA